From Streptomyces griseorubiginosus, one genomic window encodes:
- a CDS encoding non-heme iron oxygenase ferredoxin subunit, whose translation MAFVRACGLSELEEDTPKRVELDGTPVSLVQTEGEVFAIHDICSHANVSLSEGEVEDCQIECWLHGSSFDLRTGKPSGLPATRPVPVYPVKIEGDDVLVSLNQES comes from the coding sequence ATGGCTTTCGTACGCGCCTGCGGGCTGAGCGAGCTGGAGGAGGACACCCCGAAGCGGGTGGAACTCGACGGCACGCCGGTCTCCCTCGTGCAGACCGAGGGGGAGGTGTTCGCGATCCACGACATCTGCTCCCACGCGAACGTCTCGCTCTCCGAGGGCGAGGTGGAGGACTGCCAGATCGAGTGCTGGCTGCACGGCTCCAGCTTCGACCTGCGCACCGGCAAGCCGTCCGGCCTTCCCGCGACGCGCCCCGTCCCCGTATACCCCGTAAAGATCGAAGGGGACGACGTGCTCGTCTCCCTCAACCAGGAGTCCTGA
- the sufC gene encoding Fe-S cluster assembly ATPase SufC: protein MATLEIRDLHVTVEADNATKEILKGVDLTVKQGETHAIMGPNGSGKSTLAYSLAGHPKYTITGGTVTLDGEDVLEMEVDERARAGLFLAMQYPVEVPGVSVSNFLRTSATAIRGEAPKLRTWVKEVKEAMERLNMDPSFAERNVNEGFSGGEKKRHEILQLELLKPKIAILDETDSGLDVDALRVVSEGVNRVRETGEVGTLLITHYTRILRYIKPDHVHVFAGGKIVESGGAELADKLENEGYEAYTKGGASE, encoded by the coding sequence ATGGCAACGCTTGAAATCCGCGACCTGCACGTCACCGTCGAGGCCGACAACGCCACGAAGGAGATCCTCAAGGGCGTCGACCTGACCGTGAAGCAGGGCGAGACGCACGCCATCATGGGCCCCAACGGCTCCGGCAAGTCGACGCTCGCCTACTCCCTCGCGGGTCACCCGAAGTACACCATCACCGGCGGCACCGTCACCCTCGACGGCGAGGACGTCCTGGAGATGGAGGTCGACGAGCGCGCCCGCGCGGGCCTGTTCCTGGCGATGCAGTACCCCGTCGAGGTCCCCGGCGTCTCGGTCTCCAACTTCCTGCGCACCTCCGCCACCGCCATCCGCGGCGAGGCCCCCAAGCTGCGCACCTGGGTGAAGGAGGTCAAGGAGGCCATGGAGCGCCTCAACATGGACCCCTCCTTCGCCGAGCGCAACGTCAACGAGGGCTTCTCCGGCGGTGAGAAGAAGCGCCACGAGATCCTCCAGCTGGAGCTCCTCAAGCCGAAGATCGCGATCCTCGACGAGACCGACTCCGGCCTCGACGTCGACGCGCTCCGGGTCGTCTCCGAGGGCGTCAACCGCGTCCGTGAGACCGGTGAGGTCGGCACCCTGCTGATCACGCACTACACGCGCATCCTGCGCTACATCAAGCCCGACCACGTGCACGTCTTCGCGGGCGGCAAGATCGTCGAGTCCGGCGGTGCCGAGCTCGCCGACAAGCTGGAGAACGAGGGCTACGAGGCTTACACGAAGGGTGGCGCATCCGAGTGA
- a CDS encoding cysteine desulfurase: MTQLPGLLDTEAIRKDFPILDRLVHDDRKLVYLDNAATSQKPRQVLDALSEYYERYNANVHRGVHVLAEEATALYEGARDKVASFINAPSRDEVIFTKNASESLNLVANMLGWADEPYRVDSETEIVITEMEHHSNIVPWQLLSQRTGAKLKWFGLTDDGRLDLSNIEEIITEKTKIVSFVLVSNILGTVNPVETIIRRAQEVGALVCIDASQAAPHMPIDVQALQADFVAFTGHKMCGPTGIGVLWGRQELLEDLPPFLGGGEMIETVSMHSSTYAPAPHKFEAGTPPIAQAVGLGAAIDYLQSIGMDKILAHEHALTEYAVQRLTQVPDLRIIGPTTAEDRGAAISFTLGDIHPHDVGQVLDEEGIAVRVGHHCARPVCLRYGIPATTRASFYLYSTPAEIDALVDGLEHVRNFFG; the protein is encoded by the coding sequence GTGACACAGCTGCCGGGCCTCCTCGACACCGAGGCGATCCGCAAGGACTTCCCGATCCTGGACCGACTGGTCCACGACGACCGGAAGCTCGTCTACCTGGACAACGCGGCGACCTCGCAGAAGCCGCGCCAGGTGCTGGACGCCCTGAGCGAGTACTACGAGCGCTACAACGCCAACGTCCACCGCGGTGTGCATGTGCTCGCCGAGGAGGCCACGGCGCTGTACGAGGGAGCGCGCGACAAGGTCGCCTCCTTCATCAACGCGCCCTCGCGCGACGAGGTGATCTTCACCAAGAACGCCTCCGAGTCCCTCAACCTCGTGGCGAACATGCTCGGTTGGGCCGACGAGCCCTACCGCGTGGACTCCGAGACCGAGATCGTCATCACCGAGATGGAGCACCACTCCAACATCGTGCCGTGGCAGCTGCTCTCGCAGCGCACCGGCGCGAAGCTGAAGTGGTTCGGGCTGACCGACGACGGCCGGCTCGACCTGTCCAACATCGAGGAGATCATCACCGAGAAGACGAAGATCGTCTCCTTCGTGCTGGTGTCCAACATCCTGGGCACGGTCAACCCGGTCGAGACGATCATCCGCCGGGCGCAGGAGGTCGGTGCGCTGGTCTGCATCGACGCCTCGCAGGCGGCACCGCACATGCCGATAGACGTCCAGGCCCTCCAGGCCGACTTCGTGGCCTTCACCGGCCACAAGATGTGCGGTCCGACCGGTATCGGCGTGCTGTGGGGCCGGCAGGAACTCCTGGAGGACCTGCCCCCGTTCCTCGGCGGCGGCGAGATGATCGAGACCGTGTCGATGCACTCGTCGACCTACGCCCCCGCCCCGCACAAGTTCGAGGCGGGCACGCCCCCGATCGCGCAGGCGGTCGGGCTGGGCGCGGCGATCGACTACCTCCAGTCGATCGGCATGGACAAGATCCTCGCCCATGAGCACGCGCTGACCGAGTACGCCGTCCAGCGCCTCACGCAGGTCCCGGACCTCAGGATCATCGGCCCGACCACGGCCGAGGACCGGGGTGCGGCGATCTCCTTCACGCTCGGCGACATCCACCCCCACGACGTGGGCCAGGTCCTCGACGAGGAGGGCATCGCGGTCCGGGTCGGCCACCACTGCGCGCGGCCGGTCTGCCTGCGGTACGGAATTCCTGCGACCACGCGAGCGTCGTTCTATCTGTACTCCACGCCTGCCGAGATCGACGCACTGGTCGACGGGCTGGAGCACGTACGGAACTTCTTCGGCTGA
- the sufU gene encoding Fe-S cluster assembly sulfur transfer protein SufU produces MKLDSMYQEVILDHYKHPHGRGLRDGDAEVHHVNPTCGDEITLRVKYDGSTIEDVSYEGQGCSISQASASVLNDLLVGKDLAEAQKIQETFLELMQSKGKIEPDDAMEEVLEDAVAFAGVSKYPARVKCALLSWMAWKDATAQALDADAERKTA; encoded by the coding sequence GTGAAGCTTGATTCGATGTACCAGGAAGTCATCCTGGACCACTACAAGCACCCGCACGGGCGTGGTCTGAGGGACGGCGACGCCGAGGTACACCACGTGAACCCCACGTGCGGCGACGAGATCACCCTCCGCGTGAAGTACGACGGCTCGACGATCGAGGACGTCTCGTACGAGGGCCAGGGCTGCTCGATCAGCCAGGCCTCGGCCTCCGTGCTGAACGACCTGCTGGTCGGCAAGGACCTGGCGGAGGCGCAGAAGATCCAGGAGACCTTCCTGGAGCTGATGCAGTCCAAGGGAAAGATCGAGCCCGACGACGCGATGGAGGAGGTGCTGGAGGACGCGGTCGCGTTCGCCGGTGTCTCCAAGTACCCGGCCCGGGTCAAGTGCGCCCTCCTCAGCTGGATGGCGTGGAAGGACGCGACGGCCCAGGCGCTGGACGCCGACGCCGAAAGGAAGACGGCATGA
- a CDS encoding metal-sulfur cluster assembly factor: MSETIEMKPASEEEIREALYDVVDPELGIDVVNLGLIYGIHIDDANIATLDMTLTSAACPLTDVIEDQAKSATDGLVSELRINWVWMPPWGPDKITDDGREQLRALGFNV; the protein is encoded by the coding sequence ATGAGCGAGACCATTGAGATGAAGCCGGCCTCCGAGGAAGAGATCCGCGAGGCGCTGTACGACGTCGTCGACCCCGAGTTGGGCATCGACGTGGTCAACCTCGGCCTGATCTACGGCATCCACATCGACGACGCGAACATCGCGACCCTCGACATGACGCTGACCTCGGCGGCCTGCCCGCTGACGGACGTCATCGAGGACCAGGCCAAGTCCGCCACGGACGGCCTCGTCAGCGAACTCCGCATCAACTGGGTGTGGATGCCGCCGTGGGGCCCGGACAAGATCACGGACGACGGACGGGAGCAGCTCCGGGCGCTGGGGTTCAACGTCTGA
- a CDS encoding AbfB domain-containing protein — protein MPEDKSQPPQDRPWENGWTLDTSRTPGTRRLYLAGALAVATIVACVAAIAATDNEDDVRSKSARDGGSGLISFSSQPATTLPPEGDSGLSSVSPTPQGPRQQGTGPTVAVTTTPKPPKSTPSKGSPAKPKPSVTYRSVRAVNYPDRYWHVTQYYVALDPVRGSESREDSTFKQVKGLANASCYSFTTHDGQYLRHSNFVLRAARDDGSSLFEQDATFCPRDSPSYAGAKMLESVNYPGYFLRHENFVVRLERFEYSSQYIADSSFQLVGGLA, from the coding sequence ATGCCCGAAGACAAGTCCCAGCCGCCCCAGGACCGCCCCTGGGAGAACGGCTGGACACTGGACACCTCCCGCACGCCCGGCACCAGACGGCTCTATCTGGCCGGCGCGCTGGCGGTGGCCACGATCGTCGCCTGCGTGGCGGCGATAGCCGCGACCGACAACGAGGACGACGTCCGGTCGAAATCCGCGCGGGACGGGGGATCCGGTCTGATCTCCTTCTCCTCGCAGCCCGCGACGACCCTCCCCCCGGAGGGCGACAGCGGCCTCTCGTCGGTGTCCCCCACTCCCCAGGGCCCCCGGCAGCAGGGCACCGGCCCGACCGTCGCGGTCACGACCACCCCGAAGCCGCCCAAGTCCACGCCGTCCAAGGGCAGTCCGGCGAAGCCGAAGCCCTCGGTGACGTACCGCTCGGTCCGCGCGGTCAACTACCCCGACCGCTACTGGCATGTGACCCAGTACTACGTGGCCCTGGACCCGGTCCGCGGCTCGGAGTCCCGCGAGGACTCGACCTTCAAGCAGGTCAAGGGACTGGCGAACGCCTCGTGTTACTCCTTCACCACGCACGACGGCCAGTACCTGCGCCACAGCAACTTCGTGCTGCGCGCCGCCCGTGACGACGGCTCGTCCCTCTTCGAGCAGGACGCCACGTTCTGCCCCCGCGACTCGCCCTCCTACGCCGGTGCCAAGATGCTGGAGTCGGTCAACTACCCCGGTTATTTCCTGCGCCACGAGAACTTCGTGGTCCGCCTCGAACGCTTCGAGTACAGCTCCCAGTACATCGCGGACTCGTCGTTCCAGTTGGTGGGCGGGCTGGCCTGA
- a CDS encoding DMT family transporter translates to MGYLLLAGAIAAEVAATTAMKYTEGFSRLGPSALTVLGYVLSFALLAQTLKTVSVGTAYAIWAGVGTATIATIGMLFLGEGMTVTKAAGIALIIVGVVVLNLGGAH, encoded by the coding sequence ATGGGATACCTGCTCCTCGCCGGAGCCATCGCAGCCGAGGTCGCGGCGACCACGGCCATGAAGTACACCGAGGGCTTCAGCCGGCTCGGACCCTCGGCTCTGACCGTGCTCGGCTACGTCCTGTCCTTCGCACTGCTCGCCCAGACCCTGAAGACGGTGTCCGTCGGCACCGCCTACGCGATCTGGGCCGGGGTGGGCACCGCGACCATCGCCACCATCGGGATGCTCTTCCTCGGGGAGGGGATGACCGTCACCAAGGCCGCCGGGATCGCGCTGATCATCGTCGGGGTCGTGGTGCTGAACCTGGGCGGGGCGCACTGA
- a CDS encoding TetR/AcrR family transcriptional regulator, whose product MARRYDPERRQRIIDAAIRVVGEKGLAGLSHRSAAAEADVPLGSTTYHFKSLDELMVAALRQASEGFAKAVAAHGALDGPGGDLAADLARVLGDWLGGDRTGVELEYELYLAALRRPALRPVAAEWADDLAARLAHRTDPVTARALVALTDGICLQVLLTGVPYDEGYAREMLARVIPAGRG is encoded by the coding sequence ATGGCCCGGCGCTACGACCCCGAGCGCCGGCAGCGGATCATCGACGCGGCCATCCGGGTCGTCGGCGAGAAGGGCCTCGCGGGGCTCAGCCACCGCAGTGCCGCCGCCGAGGCCGATGTGCCGCTCGGTTCGACGACGTACCACTTCAAGAGCCTCGACGAGCTGATGGTCGCCGCGCTGCGCCAGGCCAGCGAGGGCTTCGCCAAGGCGGTCGCCGCGCACGGGGCGCTGGACGGTCCCGGCGGTGACCTCGCCGCCGACCTCGCCCGTGTCCTCGGCGACTGGCTCGGCGGCGACCGCACCGGCGTCGAGCTGGAGTACGAGCTCTATCTCGCCGCCCTGCGCCGCCCCGCCCTGCGCCCGGTCGCCGCCGAGTGGGCCGACGACCTCGCCGCCCGCCTCGCCCACCGCACGGACCCGGTCACGGCACGGGCCCTGGTCGCCCTGACCGACGGCATCTGCCTCCAGGTGCTGCTGACGGGGGTGCCGTACGACGAGGGGTATGCGCGGGAGATGCTGGCGCGGGTGATCCCGGCGGGGAGGGGGTGA